In a genomic window of Vicinamibacterales bacterium:
- a CDS encoding DUF885 domain-containing protein, with protein sequence MLSRREALAALASAAALPLMSGCARDKAPAATTTTDAGAKELLDSAAENLLRLFPETATSLGVDTGARAALRSQLADRSAEGQQRVARQVRADLDRISAFNTAGLSHASRTSIAVVRSAYATALEGFALPYGDITVGGWRNTPYVVIQNVGAYLDVPRFLDSDHRIENAADAEAYLSRLQSYAKQLDGELGRMQAARAAGLVPPAFLIDKALAQMTLSIASARAGGSVVESIERRARNIPGDWAGRARTIAAQEIAPALERQLRELQAQRAVATDAAGIAARPRGDEFYRWALKASTTTSMSPDEIHQMGLSELERLHAQMDGILKDIGYAQGSVGERMQALARDPRYKFAAGDKGRAEIMAFIANRLDWIRAQMPRAFNTLVTPNMEVKRLPPEEEPGAPGAYGGAGSIDGKIPGRYWINLRTTDLHSKYSLADLTFHEAIPGHIWQGEYTHEMPLIRQLLAFNAYSEGWALYAEQLADELGAYADDRVGRLGYLQSIAFRACRLVVDTGIHAKGWTREQGVRFFVDVNGSNPHEVASEVDRYCSWPGQACGYKVGHSEINRQREKARGALGAKFDLKAFNDTLVLGGNVPLDVLAGNVEEYVRATNG encoded by the coding sequence ATGCTCAGCCGCCGTGAAGCGCTGGCCGCGCTCGCATCCGCCGCCGCGCTGCCGCTGATGTCCGGGTGCGCGCGCGACAAGGCGCCGGCGGCGACGACCACCACCGACGCCGGCGCGAAGGAGCTGCTCGACAGTGCGGCGGAGAACCTGCTGCGGCTGTTTCCCGAGACGGCGACCTCGCTCGGCGTCGACACCGGCGCCCGGGCGGCGCTGCGCTCGCAGCTCGCCGATCGCTCGGCCGAAGGTCAGCAGCGCGTCGCCAGGCAGGTCCGCGCCGATCTCGATCGCATCAGCGCGTTCAACACCGCCGGCCTGTCGCACGCGTCCCGCACCAGCATCGCGGTGGTGCGCAGCGCCTACGCGACCGCGCTCGAGGGGTTCGCGCTGCCGTACGGCGACATCACCGTCGGCGGCTGGCGCAACACGCCGTACGTCGTGATCCAGAACGTCGGCGCCTACCTCGACGTGCCGCGGTTCCTGGACAGCGATCATCGCATCGAGAACGCGGCGGACGCGGAGGCCTACCTGTCGCGCCTTCAGTCGTACGCGAAGCAGCTCGACGGCGAGCTGGGTCGCATGCAGGCGGCGCGTGCCGCCGGACTCGTGCCGCCGGCGTTCCTGATCGACAAGGCGCTGGCGCAGATGACGCTGTCGATCGCCAGCGCCCGCGCCGGCGGCAGCGTCGTCGAATCGATCGAGCGGCGCGCCAGGAACATTCCCGGCGACTGGGCGGGCCGCGCCCGCACCATCGCCGCGCAGGAGATCGCGCCCGCGCTGGAGCGACAGCTGCGCGAGCTGCAGGCGCAGCGCGCCGTCGCCACCGACGCCGCCGGCATCGCCGCGCGGCCCCGCGGCGACGAGTTCTACCGCTGGGCGCTGAAGGCGTCGACGACGACGAGCATGTCGCCGGACGAGATCCATCAGATGGGCCTGAGCGAGCTGGAGCGCCTGCACGCGCAGATGGACGGAATCCTGAAGGACATCGGCTACGCGCAGGGCTCCGTCGGCGAGCGGATGCAGGCGCTGGCCAGGGATCCGCGCTACAAGTTCGCCGCCGGGGACAAGGGGCGGGCGGAAATCATGGCGTTCATCGCCAACCGCCTGGACTGGATCCGCGCACAGATGCCGCGGGCGTTCAACACGCTGGTGACGCCCAATATGGAAGTCAAGCGGCTGCCGCCCGAAGAGGAGCCCGGCGCGCCCGGCGCCTACGGCGGCGCGGGATCGATTGACGGCAAGATCCCCGGACGCTACTGGATCAACCTGCGGACCACGGATCTGCACAGCAAGTACAGCCTCGCCGATCTGACGTTCCACGAAGCGATCCCCGGACACATCTGGCAGGGGGAATACACCCACGAGATGCCGCTGATCCGGCAGCTGCTCGCGTTCAACGCCTACTCGGAAGGATGGGCGCTCTATGCGGAGCAGCTCGCCGACGAGCTGGGCGCCTACGCGGACGACCGGGTCGGCCGTCTCGGGTATCTCCAGTCGATCGCGTTTCGCGCCTGCCGGCTGGTGGTCGACACCGGCATTCACGCCAAGGGCTGGACCCGCGAGCAGGGCGTCAGGTTCTTCGTCGACGTGAACGGCTCGAATCCGCACGAAGTCGCAAGCGAAGTGGATCGCTACTGCTCGTGGCCCGGGCAGGCCTGCGGCTACAAAGTGGGACACAGCGAGATCAACCGCCAGCGCGAGAAGGCCAGAGGCGCGCTCGGGGCGAAGTTCGATCTCAAGGCGTTCAACGACACGCTGGTGCTCGGCGGCAACGTGCCGCTCGACGTGCTCGCCGGGAACGTCGAGGAGTACGTCCGCGCCACCAACGGATAG
- a CDS encoding DinB family protein, translating into MTTARPQRSEAAEYYFRYIDVVPEGDIRQTLTRQRGEMRELFGGVAPEQSGFRYDAGKWTLREVVGHLSDTERVFAARAMWFARGLDGEMPSFDQNVSIAAGRFDARTWRSLVDELDSVRAATVSLFDDLPEAAWDGRGIASGNPFTVRALAWLAAGHVEHHLRIVRERYLAPGAPRP; encoded by the coding sequence ATGACGACGGCGCGCCCGCAACGATCGGAAGCGGCGGAGTACTACTTCCGCTACATCGACGTGGTGCCCGAGGGGGACATCCGGCAGACGCTGACGCGGCAGCGCGGCGAGATGCGCGAGCTGTTCGGCGGCGTCGCGCCGGAGCAGTCCGGGTTCCGGTACGACGCCGGCAAGTGGACGCTTCGTGAAGTGGTCGGGCACCTGTCGGATACGGAACGCGTCTTCGCCGCCCGCGCGATGTGGTTCGCGCGCGGTCTCGACGGCGAGATGCCCAGCTTCGATCAGAACGTCTCGATCGCGGCGGGGCGCTTCGACGCGCGAACGTGGCGGAGCCTGGTCGACGAGCTGGATTCGGTGCGCGCGGCGACGGTGTCCCTGTTCGATGACCTGCCGGAGGCTGCGTGGGACGGCCGCGGCATCGCCAGCGGCAACCCGTTCACCGTCCGCGCGCTCGCCTGGCTCGCCGCCGGGCACGTGGAACACCATCTCCGGATCGTGCGGGAGCGCTACCTGGCGCCAGGAGCCCCGCGGCCATGA
- a CDS encoding prolyl oligopeptidase family serine peptidase yields the protein MILLRFAGRAAIGLIAATLITLPGSAQDGYRTPPDAITKILDSPAPPVVTVSSDRKWLLITTSDVPETTIAELAEPTMYLAGRRFYSQPQHRIDFEGVRTASLKPVDGGAEITIPVPNGARLTPPQWSRDAKRLAYFVMTPDRMTLHIFDAATGASRAVTAPGGQIPGRLEPSGGWTRDGRHFLFSATTREGEALWVADVDAGTAKRLTPPRVNYVAGGCAWTAGRAPAVCLLFPEGRGAEPKRSDAPAGPIVQESYGRAVPARTNTYLLKDRHDETLFDYYMTSQLVSIGLDGKMTPIGKPGVHALPSASPDGKYLLTRVTHRPYSYQVGQGSFPVRTEVWTTFGELMKTVYDRPLVEAQPSMRDSTTPGVRTITWRADQPATLIMVQALDDGDPRRLVAKRDRVSMLPAPFTGEPQPFLDTEMRYGGLQWLSPQVALVSDFSSQKTRARTWVIDPSLPDGGPPRPLWDYNIEDRINAPGSLMYRYDLASDRQLPITSPDGRFYYLTGPGASKEKDGDRPYLDRMEIATGRTERLWQSAPPNYEAVVALLDASAAKAIVRRESASERPDYYVVDIASKQASRLTNLPDPAPFFSTVKAELLTYTRPDGVKLSGTLYLPPGYDRARDGKLPFFLWAYPQEFMSEDAASQVAGSPYQFRRPSRADHLLLLAAGYGVLDNPTMPIVGKNGVEPNDGYVPQLVASAKAAIDKLEELGVGDRDRMGVGGHSYGAFMTGNLLAHSDLFRAGIARSGAYNRTLTPFGFQAEPRTYWQAPEVYDQMSPFHFADKIKEPILLIHGTHDNNQGTFPVQSERMFAALKGNGGNVRYVQLPLESHGYIARESRRHVIWEMVNWLDTHVKPPKKGTSQH from the coding sequence ATGATCCTGCTTCGCTTCGCCGGCCGCGCCGCCATCGGGCTGATCGCTGCGACCCTCATCACACTGCCGGGCTCCGCGCAGGACGGCTATCGCACGCCGCCAGACGCCATCACGAAGATTCTCGATTCACCCGCGCCGCCGGTGGTGACCGTGAGCAGCGATCGCAAGTGGCTGCTGATCACGACGTCGGACGTGCCCGAGACGACCATCGCGGAGCTGGCCGAGCCGACCATGTATCTCGCCGGCCGCCGCTTCTACTCGCAGCCGCAGCACCGCATCGACTTCGAAGGCGTGCGGACCGCGTCACTGAAGCCGGTGGACGGAGGCGCGGAGATCACGATCCCCGTGCCGAACGGCGCCCGCCTCACCCCGCCGCAGTGGAGTCGTGACGCGAAACGGCTGGCTTACTTCGTCATGACGCCGGACCGGATGACGCTGCACATCTTCGACGCCGCCACCGGCGCGAGCCGCGCCGTCACCGCGCCCGGCGGCCAGATCCCGGGACGCCTCGAACCGTCCGGCGGCTGGACCAGAGACGGCAGGCACTTCCTGTTCAGCGCCACCACCCGCGAGGGGGAAGCACTGTGGGTCGCCGATGTCGACGCGGGAACGGCGAAGCGCCTGACGCCGCCGCGGGTGAACTACGTCGCCGGCGGATGCGCGTGGACGGCCGGACGCGCGCCGGCCGTCTGTCTGCTGTTTCCCGAAGGGCGCGGCGCCGAGCCGAAGCGATCCGACGCGCCGGCCGGACCCATCGTGCAGGAATCCTACGGCCGCGCCGTCCCGGCGCGCACCAACACGTATCTCTTGAAGGACCGTCACGACGAGACGCTGTTCGACTACTACATGACCTCGCAGCTCGTGAGCATCGGGCTGGACGGCAAGATGACCCCGATCGGCAAGCCCGGCGTGCACGCGCTGCCCTCGGCGTCGCCGGACGGCAAGTACCTGCTCACCCGCGTGACGCATCGCCCCTACTCGTATCAGGTCGGCCAGGGCAGCTTCCCGGTCAGGACCGAGGTGTGGACCACCTTCGGCGAGTTGATGAAGACCGTCTACGACCGGCCGCTCGTCGAAGCGCAGCCGAGCATGCGCGACTCCACCACGCCCGGCGTCCGCACCATTACCTGGCGCGCCGATCAACCGGCGACCCTGATCATGGTCCAGGCGCTGGACGACGGAGATCCGCGCCGTTTGGTGGCGAAGCGCGATCGCGTGTCGATGCTGCCGGCGCCGTTCACGGGAGAGCCACAGCCCTTCCTCGACACCGAGATGCGCTACGGCGGCCTCCAGTGGCTCAGCCCGCAGGTCGCGCTGGTCAGCGATTTCAGCTCGCAGAAGACTCGCGCCCGCACCTGGGTGATCGATCCGTCGCTGCCGGACGGCGGCCCGCCGCGGCCGCTCTGGGACTACAACATCGAGGATCGCATCAACGCCCCCGGCAGCCTGATGTATCGCTACGATCTCGCAAGCGATCGCCAGCTGCCCATCACGAGCCCGGACGGCCGGTTCTACTACCTCACCGGTCCGGGCGCGTCGAAGGAGAAAGACGGCGATCGCCCGTACCTCGATCGGATGGAGATCGCGACGGGCAGGACGGAGCGGCTCTGGCAGTCCGCGCCGCCGAATTACGAAGCGGTGGTCGCGCTCCTCGATGCGTCGGCGGCGAAAGCGATCGTCCGGCGGGAATCGGCAAGCGAGCGTCCGGACTACTACGTCGTCGACATCGCGTCGAAGCAGGCGAGCCGCCTGACGAATCTTCCCGATCCGGCGCCGTTCTTCTCGACGGTCAAGGCGGAGCTGCTCACCTATACCCGTCCGGACGGGGTGAAGCTCTCCGGCACGCTGTACCTGCCGCCGGGATACGATCGCGCCCGCGACGGGAAGCTGCCGTTCTTCTTGTGGGCGTACCCGCAGGAGTTCATGTCAGAGGACGCGGCGTCGCAGGTCGCCGGATCGCCGTATCAGTTCCGTCGTCCCAGCCGCGCGGACCATCTGTTGTTGCTCGCCGCCGGTTACGGCGTGCTCGACAATCCAACGATGCCGATCGTGGGGAAGAACGGCGTCGAGCCGAATGACGGCTACGTGCCGCAGCTCGTCGCCAGCGCCAAGGCCGCCATCGACAAGCTCGAGGAGCTCGGCGTCGGCGATCGCGACCGCATGGGCGTCGGCGGGCACTCCTACGGCGCGTTCATGACCGGCAACCTGCTGGCGCACTCGGATCTGTTCCGCGCCGGCATCGCCCGCAGCGGCGCCTACAACCGGACGCTCACCCCGTTCGGGTTCCAGGCCGAGCCGCGCACGTACTGGCAGGCGCCCGAGGTCTACGATCAGATGTCGCCGTTCCATTTCGCCGACAAGATCAAGGAGCCGATCCTGCTGATCCACGGCACCCACGACAACAACCAGGGGACGTTCCCGGTGCAGTCCGAGCGGATGTTCGCGGCGCTCAAGGGCAACGGCGGAAACGTCCGCTACGTCCAGCTCCCGCTCGAATCGCACGGCTACATCGCCAGGGAGAGCCGGCGGCACGTGATCTGGGAGATGGTGAACTGGCTCGACACGCACGTGAAGCCGCCGAAGAAGGGGACGTCGCAGCACTAG
- a CDS encoding carboxylesterase family protein has protein sequence MSRRQMLGTTTAVIGGVVAGVTGDVLGQEKPKAAGSAAPAASPMTGPNLNPPTVRIKGGTLRGLREGKTASFLGIRYAEAERFGPPRPVQPWSGIKNAQVWGPVCPSPEQTSVSADELVFPHRYFIANEHCQYLNVWTQSLTPAVKKPVMVWMHGGGFTNGASMESYAYDGRSLSEFGDVVVVSVNHRLNILGTLDLSAYGPQYANSRYTGTADLVAALEWVRDNVASFGGDPGNVMIFGQSGGGGKVVRMLHTPDARGLFHKVAAQSGGNNTYRTTDPAASIKAQQAIAAHTLKHLNLTGEQIDKLKTVPYSQLIAAGAAALRSAAQEVGRPSLNWEVIADDQYVMREFCDWADDIPLIVGSVFSEMQGTLTRGDGRKNEWSPKEIDEQLAAAYGDKKDAIVAEFRQAFPRKKVQDVLYYAGGSRPGAKNLLARKLERTKVPVYNYLFAWEYPINGGITAFHCSELAFCFHALAVPQIRTATGGGAVALALQDKVAQAWVNFARTGNPSQPGLAWQPYTTANPQAMVFDTVSQSVPLRDDKLVSLLPAPAGRGGGRGRGGA, from the coding sequence TTGAGCCGACGGCAGATGCTGGGGACCACGACGGCGGTCATTGGCGGCGTCGTTGCGGGGGTCACCGGCGACGTGCTCGGCCAGGAGAAGCCGAAGGCCGCGGGGTCCGCCGCGCCGGCGGCCTCGCCGATGACAGGTCCGAACCTGAATCCGCCGACCGTCCGGATCAAAGGCGGTACGCTGCGCGGTCTCAGGGAAGGGAAGACGGCGTCGTTTCTCGGCATCCGCTATGCGGAAGCGGAGCGTTTCGGGCCGCCCAGGCCCGTTCAGCCGTGGAGCGGGATCAAGAACGCACAGGTGTGGGGGCCGGTGTGCCCCAGCCCGGAGCAGACCAGCGTCAGCGCCGACGAGCTGGTCTTTCCGCATCGCTACTTCATCGCCAACGAGCACTGCCAGTACCTGAACGTGTGGACGCAGAGCCTGACGCCGGCGGTGAAGAAGCCGGTGATGGTGTGGATGCACGGCGGCGGGTTCACCAACGGCGCCTCGATGGAGTCGTACGCGTACGACGGCCGCAGCCTCAGCGAGTTCGGCGACGTGGTGGTCGTCAGCGTCAATCACCGCCTGAACATTCTCGGCACGCTCGACCTGTCGGCGTACGGTCCTCAATATGCGAATTCCCGCTACACCGGCACGGCGGACCTGGTGGCGGCACTGGAGTGGGTGCGCGACAACGTCGCGAGCTTTGGCGGCGATCCGGGCAACGTGATGATTTTCGGGCAATCCGGCGGCGGCGGGAAAGTGGTCCGCATGCTCCACACCCCCGACGCGCGCGGTCTGTTCCACAAGGTCGCGGCGCAGAGCGGCGGGAACAACACGTATCGGACGACCGATCCGGCGGCGAGCATCAAGGCGCAGCAGGCGATTGCGGCGCACACGCTGAAGCACCTGAATCTCACGGGGGAGCAGATCGACAAGCTGAAGACCGTTCCATATTCTCAGCTCATCGCCGCGGGAGCCGCCGCCTTGCGCTCGGCCGCGCAGGAGGTCGGCAGGCCGTCGCTCAACTGGGAAGTGATCGCCGACGATCAGTACGTCATGCGCGAGTTCTGCGACTGGGCCGACGACATCCCGCTCATCGTGGGCTCGGTGTTCAGCGAGATGCAGGGCACGCTGACGCGCGGCGACGGACGCAAGAACGAGTGGTCGCCGAAGGAGATCGACGAGCAGCTGGCGGCCGCATATGGCGACAAGAAGGACGCCATCGTCGCCGAGTTCAGGCAGGCGTTCCCGCGCAAGAAGGTTCAGGACGTTCTCTATTACGCCGGCGGCTCGCGTCCCGGCGCGAAGAACCTGCTGGCGCGCAAGCTGGAACGCACGAAGGTGCCGGTCTACAACTATCTGTTCGCGTGGGAATACCCGATCAACGGCGGCATTACCGCGTTCCATTGCTCGGAGCTCGCGTTCTGTTTCCACGCGCTCGCCGTGCCGCAGATCCGTACCGCCACCGGCGGCGGCGCCGTCGCGCTGGCGCTGCAGGACAAGGTCGCGCAGGCATGGGTCAACTTCGCGCGGACGGGAAATCCGAGCCAGCCGGGGCTCGCGTGGCAGCCGTACACCACGGCGAACCCGCAGGCGATGGTCTTCGACACCGTGAGTCAGTCGGTTCCGCTTCGCGACGACAAGCTGGTGTCGTTGCTGCCGGCGCCCGCCGGCCGCGGCGGCGGCCGGGGGCGCGGCGGCGCGTGA
- a CDS encoding DUF418 domain-containing protein — MTHLPEDDRLHSLDCLRGLALCAMILVHFHQRMRQDAGGVEDLIAWGVWVLLEQKAWGTFAFLFGAGFGILLRRLDARGRRVWPIFLRRMAALALFGVIAEVGFGFGILLEYACWGVALLVLRRWPTPALLVAAAIFACARPLAAELTALHAFGLAAAPAHTAALMQAAAAAAAQDRYLTLLAARWALFVNGFALGWRDLLPTVNLALFTLGLLAVRHRVLDEPGRHVRLIAGWMIFGAGSWAVSWLVLRRLPSTGIPGADWPIAYGFGLIQDQWLCFTYIGGVILLVHARPAWTARLAWFRDAGRLALTNYLLQAIVLDALASGYGAALTVRPYLYVAATALLFGVEALASRAWLARFRLGPLEWLWRTITYARVAPLRRAAAADVPPVRV; from the coding sequence ATGACGCACCTGCCGGAGGACGATCGGCTGCACTCGCTCGACTGTCTGCGGGGCCTGGCGCTCTGCGCGATGATCCTGGTGCACTTCCACCAGCGGATGCGGCAGGACGCCGGCGGCGTCGAAGACCTGATCGCGTGGGGCGTCTGGGTGCTGCTGGAACAGAAGGCCTGGGGCACGTTCGCGTTTCTGTTCGGCGCCGGGTTCGGGATTCTGCTGCGGCGCCTGGACGCGCGGGGCCGGCGGGTGTGGCCGATCTTCCTGCGCCGGATGGCGGCGCTGGCCCTCTTCGGCGTGATTGCCGAGGTGGGGTTCGGATTCGGCATCCTCCTCGAGTACGCCTGCTGGGGTGTCGCGCTGCTGGTCCTCCGCCGGTGGCCGACGCCGGCGCTGCTCGTCGCGGCGGCGATCTTCGCCTGCGCCCGACCGCTGGCCGCCGAACTGACGGCGCTGCACGCTTTCGGATTGGCGGCCGCGCCGGCGCACACCGCCGCGCTCATGCAGGCAGCCGCCGCGGCGGCGGCGCAGGATCGCTACCTGACGCTGCTCGCCGCGCGATGGGCGTTGTTCGTGAACGGATTCGCCCTCGGCTGGCGGGATCTGCTGCCGACGGTCAACCTGGCCCTGTTCACGCTGGGACTGCTCGCGGTCCGGCACCGCGTCCTCGATGAACCAGGTCGTCACGTCCGGCTGATAGCCGGCTGGATGATCTTCGGCGCGGGATCGTGGGCGGTATCGTGGCTGGTACTGCGCCGTCTGCCGTCGACGGGTATTCCCGGCGCGGACTGGCCGATCGCCTACGGATTCGGTCTCATCCAGGATCAGTGGCTCTGTTTCACCTACATCGGCGGCGTGATCCTGCTGGTGCACGCACGTCCGGCCTGGACGGCGCGCCTCGCATGGTTCCGCGACGCCGGGCGGCTGGCGCTCACCAATTACCTGCTGCAGGCAATCGTGCTCGACGCGCTCGCGTCCGGCTACGGCGCGGCGCTCACGGTGCGTCCCTACTTGTACGTCGCCGCCACTGCATTGCTGTTCGGCGTGGAGGCGCTCGCGAGCCGCGCGTGGCTCGCCCGCTTCCGTCTCGGCCCGCTCGAATGGTTATGGCGCACCATCACCTACGCGCGTGTCGCGCCGTTGCGCCGTGCTGCGGCGGCTGACGTGCCGCCCGTCAGGGTATAG
- a CDS encoding dihydrofolate reductase family protein encodes MKTQYYTAATLDGFIATEDDSLDWLFPLGDPADTSYPSFIADVGALAMGSATYEWMLRHADEVAAEMGSPWPYAQPAWVFTSRSLPRIEHADVRMVRGDVRPVHAQMREAAGTKNIWVVGGGDLAGQFHDAGLLTEIVVQIASVTLGRGKPLFPRRLTNPPLRLLSARQVGSGFAELTYAVPAAGETRR; translated from the coding sequence ATGAAGACGCAGTACTACACCGCCGCCACGCTCGACGGGTTCATCGCGACGGAAGACGACTCACTGGACTGGCTGTTTCCGCTCGGCGATCCTGCCGACACGAGCTATCCGTCGTTCATCGCCGACGTCGGCGCGCTGGCCATGGGTTCGGCCACCTACGAGTGGATGCTTCGCCATGCCGACGAGGTGGCGGCGGAAATGGGCTCGCCGTGGCCGTATGCGCAGCCCGCGTGGGTGTTCACGAGCCGGTCGCTGCCCCGGATCGAGCACGCCGACGTTCGCATGGTGCGAGGGGACGTTCGTCCCGTGCATGCGCAGATGCGCGAGGCCGCCGGCACGAAGAACATCTGGGTCGTGGGAGGCGGCGACCTGGCGGGGCAGTTCCACGATGCCGGACTGCTCACGGAGATCGTGGTCCAGATCGCGTCCGTCACCCTGGGCCGCGGCAAGCCGCTGTTCCCGCGGCGATTGACGAATCCGCCGCTTCGACTGCTCTCGGCGCGGCAGGTGGGCAGCGGCTTTGCGGAACTGACGTACGCCGTACCGGCGGCCGGCGAGACCCGCCGATGA